The genomic stretch GCGTTCGGCGGCAACAGCAAGAAGGTCGGCGTGGCGGGCCACGATGCGGGCGGGCAGTTGGCCAACTGCCTCGCTTTCATCGCGCGGGACCGTGGCGACGTGCGGATCGCCGCGCAAGCGCTGTTCGGACCGATGCTCGATCCAAGCCTGACGCGTCTCGGCGACGAGCAGCGCCTGGGCTCGGACATTACCGCGAAAGAATGCGCGGCGTGCTATCGCGCGTATCTGCCGCAAGCGTCGCAACGCATGCATCCGTATGCCGCGCCGCTCGAATCGTCGCGCCTCGCGGGCCTGCCGGCCACGCTGATCGCGACGGCGCAAAACGATGTGCTGCATGTGGAAGCGGAGAAATACGCGAGCAGTCTGATCGACGCCGGCGTGCTGACCCAGGTGGTCCGCTATCCGAGCGTCTCACACGCCGCGTTGGCGGACCATCCGCCTGCGTTGCAGGAGGCCGTGCGATTTTTTCAGTGGCGCTTCGATGCGCGCGCCCATCGATAAACAGAACTTTAACCAACGATACCGGGAGCTTCTCATGACTATCCTTCCTCTTTCCCGTCGCCGTCTGGCGATTGCCGTTCTAGCCGTCGCAGTAGTGGCCGGGGTGGGCACGTTCGGCGCGATCCGCGTGGATGCGAGCTCGCCCGCGGCGCCCACCATCGTGCCGGAAGTCGATGTCGCCACTGTGGTGCAAAAGACCATCACCGACTGGCAGAGCTATTCGGGCCGCCTCGAAGCAGTCGAAAAAGTGGACGTGCGTTCGCAGGTGCCGGGCACGATCGTGTCCGTCAATTTCAAGGACGGCGCGCTCGTGAAGAAGGGCGACACGCTGTTCGTGATCGACCCGCGTCCGTACGCCGCCGAAGTGGATCGCGCCGAAGCACAGCTGGCGGCCGCTCAGGCGCGCACGGGCTACACGCAAAGCGATTGGGAACGCGCGCAACGCCTGATCGCCGACAACGCGATCGCCAAACGCGACTACGACGAGAAGCAGAACGCCGCGCGCGAAGCGAGCGCCAACCTGAAAGCCGCACAAGCCGCCGTCGAAACCGCACGCATCAATCTGGGCTACACGAAGATCGTCGCGCCGGTGGCGGGCCGCGTATCGCGTGCGGAGATCACGGTGGGCAACGTCGTGTCGGCGGGCGCGAGCTCGACGCCGCTGACCACGCTGGTGTCGGTTTCGCCGATCTACGCATCGTTCGACGTCGACGAACAAACCTACCTGCAATACCTGAGCCGCGCGAAAGATGGCGGCAAGGTGCCGGTCGACCTCGGTCTCGCGGATGAAAGCGGCTACTCGCGCAGCGGCACGATCGAATCGGTCGACAACCGGCTCGACACGTCGTCCGGCACCATTCGCGTGCGCGCGCGCTTCGATAACCAGGATGGTGCATTGATTCCGGGTCTGTATGCGCGCGTGAAGGTCGGCGGCAGCGAGCCGCATGCGGCTCTGCTGATCGACGACGCGGCGGTGGGCACCGATCAGGACAAGAAATTCGTGCTGGTGGTCGACAAGAACAACCACGTCGTGTACCGCGAAGTGTCGGTGGGCGGCATGCAGGGCAACCTGCGCGTCGTCAAGGGCGGCTTGCAGGCTAGCGACCGGATCGTGGTGAACGGCATCCAGCGGGTTCGTCCGGGCGATGCGGTACGCGCTCACATGGTGCCGATGGACGCCGATCAGGATCCGAACAGCGCGCCGCTCGCGCAAACGCGTGCGAAGGCGGACAAGAATTCGTGAGCCTCGTGCGCCGCGCTTCGGTTGTGTTTCGGTCGCGCGCGCATGCTCCAACGTTAAGAGCTTCCAATGAACATATCCAAATTCTTCATCGATCGGCCGATCTTTGCCGGCGTGCTATCGGTCTTGATTCTGCTGGGGGGCATCATTTCGCTCTTCAAGCTGCCGATCTCGGAGTACCCGGAAGTCGTGCCGCCTTCGGTGGTGGTGCACGCCCAGTATCCGGGCGCGAATCCGAAAGTGATCGCCGAAGCGGTGGCTTCGCCGCTCGAAGAGCAGATCAACGGCGTCGAGAACATGCTGTACATGCAGTCGCAAGCCAATAGCGACGGCAACCTGACGCTGACGGTCACCTTCAAGCTCGGCACCAATCCGGACCTCGCGACGCAACTGGTGCAGAACCGCGTCAACCAGGCGCTGCCGCGTCTGCCGGAAGACGTGCAGCGCCTCGGCATCACGACCATCAAGAGTTCGCCCACGCTGACGATGGTGGTCCACCTGATCTCGCCGAACAATCGCTACGACATGACGTATCTGCGCAACTACGCGCTGCTCAACGTCAAGGATCGGCTCGCGCGGATTCAGGGTGTAGGCGAAGTGCAACTGTGGGGTTCGGGCGACTACGCGATGCGTGTATGGCTCGATCCGCAGAAAGTGGCGCAACGCGGCTTGACCGCGACCGAAGTGGTCAACGCGATTCGTGAGCAGAACATTCAGGTGGCGGCCGGTGTGATCGGCGCATCGCCTTCGGTGCCGGGCACGCAATTGCAGTTGTCGGTGAACGCGCGTGGCCGTTTGAAGACCGAGGGTGAATTCGGCGACATCATCGTCAAGACCGCGCCGGATGGCGGCGTGACATATCTGCGCGACATCGCGCGTATCGAACTGGCGGCGTCGGAATACGGCCTGCGCTCGCTGCTCGACAACAAACCTGCTGTGGCGCTGGCAATCAACCAGGCGCCTGGCGCGAACTCGCTCGCGATTTCCGATCAGGTGCGTGCCGCGATGAAGGAACTGGCGGAAGACATGCCGGCGGGCGTCGAGTACAAGATCGTTTATGACCCGACGCAGTTCGTGCGCTCGAGTATCGAAGCGGTGATACATACGCTGCTCGAAGCGATCGCGCTGGTGGTGATCGTGGTGATCGTGTTCCTGCAAACGTGGCGTGCGTCGATCATTCCGTTGATCGCTGTGCCGGTGTCGATTGTCGGGACCTTCTCGTTGCTGCTCGCGTTCGGCTTCTCGATCAACGCGTTGTCATTGTTCGGGATGGTGCTCGCGATCGGTATCGTGGTGGACGATGCGATCGTGGTGGTGGAGAACGTCGAGCGGAACATCGAAAACGGGCTCAGTGCGCGTGATGCGACGTATAAAGCCATGCAGGAAGTGAGCGGGCCGATTATCGCTATCGCGCTGACGCTGGTTGCCGTGTTCGTGCCGCTCGCCTTCATGACCGGCTTGACGGGCCAGTTCTACAAGCAGTTCGCCATGACCATCGCGATCTCGACGGTGATCTCTGCATTCAACTCGCTGACCTTGTCGCCGGCTTTGTCCGCGATGCTGCTGCGCAGTCACGGCGCTAAGGAAGACTTCCTGACGCGTGTGATGAATCGTGTGCTCGGCCGCTTCTTCAAGGGCTTCAACAAGGTGTTTCATCGCGGCTCGACGGAATATGGCCGCGGCGTGACGGGCGTGCTACGCCGTAAGGGTGCAATGCTCGCGGTCTACGCGATCCTGCTGGGCGCGACGGTGCTGATTTCGCGCGTCGTGCCGGGCGGCTTCGTGCCGGCGCAGGACAAGGAATACCTGATCGCGTTTGCGCAGTTGCCGAACGGCGCGTCTCTGGATCGCACAGAGAAGGTGATCCGCGATATGAGCGCGATTGCGCTGAAGCAACCGGGCGTGGAAAGCGCGGTGGCGTTCCCGGGTTTGTCGGTGAACGGCTTTACCAATAGTTCGAGCGCGGGCATCGTGTTCGTCACGTTGAAGCCTTTCAAGGATCGTGGCGGCAAGAAGCTCTCGGCAGGCGCGATTGCCGGTGCGTTGAACCAGCAGTACGGCGCGATCAAGGATTCGTTCGTCGCGGTGTTC from Paraburkholderia sp. IMGN_8 encodes the following:
- a CDS encoding efflux RND transporter periplasmic adaptor subunit yields the protein MTILPLSRRRLAIAVLAVAVVAGVGTFGAIRVDASSPAAPTIVPEVDVATVVQKTITDWQSYSGRLEAVEKVDVRSQVPGTIVSVNFKDGALVKKGDTLFVIDPRPYAAEVDRAEAQLAAAQARTGYTQSDWERAQRLIADNAIAKRDYDEKQNAAREASANLKAAQAAVETARINLGYTKIVAPVAGRVSRAEITVGNVVSAGASSTPLTTLVSVSPIYASFDVDEQTYLQYLSRAKDGGKVPVDLGLADESGYSRSGTIESVDNRLDTSSGTIRVRARFDNQDGALIPGLYARVKVGGSEPHAALLIDDAAVGTDQDKKFVLVVDKNNHVVYREVSVGGMQGNLRVVKGGLQASDRIVVNGIQRVRPGDAVRAHMVPMDADQDPNSAPLAQTRAKADKNS
- a CDS encoding alpha/beta hydrolase, whose product is MDAFKPPYSFMPAGSGPAQADSTALDVTDVQIEGHAQDITLRLYRQPQKTSLPVLLYFHGGGFTKGSIDQADFAARYFAEHLPALVVSVGYSLAPQFPFPAAPEDAHRAALWVQTRARAFGGNSKKVGVAGHDAGGQLANCLAFIARDRGDVRIAAQALFGPMLDPSLTRLGDEQRLGSDITAKECAACYRAYLPQASQRMHPYAAPLESSRLAGLPATLIATAQNDVLHVEAEKYASSLIDAGVLTQVVRYPSVSHAALADHPPALQEAVRFFQWRFDARAHR
- a CDS encoding efflux RND transporter permease subunit, which produces MNISKFFIDRPIFAGVLSVLILLGGIISLFKLPISEYPEVVPPSVVVHAQYPGANPKVIAEAVASPLEEQINGVENMLYMQSQANSDGNLTLTVTFKLGTNPDLATQLVQNRVNQALPRLPEDVQRLGITTIKSSPTLTMVVHLISPNNRYDMTYLRNYALLNVKDRLARIQGVGEVQLWGSGDYAMRVWLDPQKVAQRGLTATEVVNAIREQNIQVAAGVIGASPSVPGTQLQLSVNARGRLKTEGEFGDIIVKTAPDGGVTYLRDIARIELAASEYGLRSLLDNKPAVALAINQAPGANSLAISDQVRAAMKELAEDMPAGVEYKIVYDPTQFVRSSIEAVIHTLLEAIALVVIVVIVFLQTWRASIIPLIAVPVSIVGTFSLLLAFGFSINALSLFGMVLAIGIVVDDAIVVVENVERNIENGLSARDATYKAMQEVSGPIIAIALTLVAVFVPLAFMTGLTGQFYKQFAMTIAISTVISAFNSLTLSPALSAMLLRSHGAKEDFLTRVMNRVLGRFFKGFNKVFHRGSTEYGRGVTGVLRRKGAMLAVYAILLGATVLISRVVPGGFVPAQDKEYLIAFAQLPNGASLDRTEKVIRDMSAIALKQPGVESAVAFPGLSVNGFTNSSSAGIVFVTLKPFKDRGGKKLSAGAIAGALNQQYGAIKDSFVAVFPPPPVLGLGTLGGFKLQLEDHGAVGYAELNKAAEAFVKRAAKTPELGPTFSSYQINVPQLNVDLDRVKAKQLGVPVTDVFNTMQIYLGSLYVNDFNRFGRVYQVRVQADAPFRQRADDILQLKTRNAAGDMVPLSSLVTVTPTYGPEMVVRYNGYTAADINGGPAPGFSSGQAQAAAERVAAEVLPHGVKLEWTDLTYQQIIAGNAGLWVFPISVLLVFLVLAALYESLTLPLAVILIVPMSVLSALTGVWLTGGDNNIFTQIGLMVLVGLSAKNAILIVEFARELEHDGHTPLSAAIEASRLRLRPILMTSIAFIMGVVPLVLSSGAGSEMRHAMGIAVFFGMLGVTLFGLMLTPVFYVVLRTLAGGTIHVAQKDAPHYALPATDA